In the genome of Columba livia isolate bColLiv1 breed racing homer chromosome 1, bColLiv1.pat.W.v2, whole genome shotgun sequence, the window ACCATGGGGGTGgtagggaaattaaaaaaatacatggagATGAGAATTTGAAGCTGAGTTTAGAAAGCCTTTGAGGGGATGAGCTTCAGAAGCAAACTGCCTTGGAGCGAGTGGGCCTAAGTGATAGAAGGGAAGATGTTCCTGGGGTGGTTATTTTGCCTTGGATGTGCAGTGTGCTGCACCCACAGTCCCTCTGTGTAGGGCAAGGCCACCACCTCCCCTGCCCCTTGGCAAGGGCCATGGAAGGCCAGGGTAGCCGCTGGCAACTCGCTGGCTTCAAATTCTCAGTCTCAGCTACTTCCTCCCTGCAGAAGGAAAGTTTGTTTATAATTTCAGCCGTAGGACATGACAGTAAACTCAAAGAAACACACTGTCcggcaggaaagaaaaatcttcccccccccacctccccctaAAAAACCACTGCGCTTCCAAACGTGAAAGGGGCAGAAGGCATTTCCACTCCCCCCGCTGAAACTCTTTGAAAGGCTGCAAGTTTTCCCCGCAGTTATAAATGCCGATCATTTCTCTTACCCCTGCCCATCTCTTGCCGTCCCGGGAGCCGTGGGACTCTGTTCCCAAGCGGGCGCCGGCCCCGCCGAGAGTCCCCACGCGTGACCATGACTGGTCCCGCACGCTGCCCTGCGACCGAGTCGTCTCGTACGCCTCTGCCTGccccctatttttttttcctggcatgtCTAGGCAGACCGAAGTCGGCTTATGCCTTTCCCCTGGCGTGGGGTTTTCCTGCCCTGTCCTGGCCCCGGGAACTTGCGGGGAAGGGCGGGTGAAGCGGCCCCGGCCCCGTAGCGCCCCTCGTTTTGGGGGGGAGCATACTGTCCTGCCTTTAGCTGTCCCTGCTGCGTGCGGATAGGGAGGTGGCGAGACGGGGGACGACAACTGAGCCCTCTCCCAACCCCGAAATGACGCAGCCAAAGCATCGTCTCCCGTTCGGACTGGCTCCATTTCAGGAGCTCCgtctccccccacccccttcttcccagccttcctcctcctcctcctctcaccGTCACACTCAaacatcccccccccccccgccctggTTCCCCCCCCTACCCCCAGCCACCCCAAACTCCTTCCTCAGGACTGTGGGATGCTGGTGAGCTCTGGTGAGAGTTGCCGGTCTCCATTTCCAAGCAGGGAGCAGCCGGGACCGGTGAGGCAGCCGCGGGGGGGCTGTGCGGACCGCGGAGAGCAGCaggggggggagagaaaaccgATGAATGaaagagggggagagggggaggctCTGCACCCGAGCCCCCCCCGTCGGAGCACCTCCCGCTCCCGGGAAGGAGCAGCCCCCGCGTTCCCCTTCACCCCCCCATagagcccccccccccccccctcacGCCCCGCTCCCCGTCCGCCCCTGCCAGCCGCCGACACGGCGCAGGGGCGGCTCCGCAGCGCTTCGCGTCCCTCTGCGCCCTTCTGCAGCTGCCCCGCGTCCCCCGACGGGGCTCTTGCCGCGCCCCGCACGACTGCCCTCGCCCTCCCCGGCGCGTATGCGGAGCGTGCGAGCGGGGATCCACTCACCCCTCCACTGACGGTGCCTCTTTTCCTCTATTCCGCTTTCTTCTCCTAAAAAACCTCAAccaccgccccccccccccccccccattaaTTTGCATTCTGTTAGGCACCCTCGCTCGGCATTTCCCCCGGTTCAAACCgaccctcctccctccccacatCCCGGGTGCAACCGGATGACAAAAATCAAAGCTGGTTCCAATTTACCCCGGTTGTCTTCCTTTGAACACTCACAAGGTAGGTATGGCTCGGGGTGGGATCCCGCGCTCCCACTCCTCTGTGTTCAGTAAGGTGccttcccccccacctcccctcccctcccctcccctccccgctTTCTTCCCCTTAATTGGCTCTATCTCGATGTGcacttgttttgtttagctcatTTTAACATTGCGGATGAGATAGGCAGAAAAAGGAGCGTTTGACTTGGTATGTGTCTCTGATATATAtctgatatatatatttttttctctccccctttccaAGGTGAATTTGCATTTGAGGTCTAATTCATATTTCAAAATCCTGGCATTTGAGGACCGTATAGTAGCAGGgcattcatttctgtttctgaggAGGAGAATCTCCTGCATTTGCTCTTCTCTATGTAATTTCATTGTGTTCACAAGTTATAGGGATTTACAGTAGGGATTTACATCAGTTAttcttcaatttatttttttaaacagctggatcaaatttaaagaaaaaaaagaatatatatatatatttattgcaAAGGTTGCAAATACCAGGTATTAAAAAAGGAGCATACATTATTAACAATGTTGCAAACTTAAAGTCTAAGACACCCACTATATATTCACATAAGTGTATTAATCTGCATTCCTTGGAGTTGGATTTCTAGCTCCTGAACATGTGATTTTGATGACAGTCAGAGAAATTCTGCTATAGAAACACCAAGGTATACTTATAGTTCCTTACATCTATTTACAGGTGATTTGGCTGCTGTTTGCTACTCTTACTACAGTACTTTGTAATTATTTCACTCCTGAAACGCATTTCATAGGATTAGAACCTGCTTTACTCATTAAAGACTTTCAGCCTGCCCAGGTATAACTTTCATCCATGTCTCTGGAAATACTTATGTGGCCATGTGGACTTTATGGAAAGATTCTAAAAGATACATGGTCATATAAAAAGATTCTGGTTTATATCCACAGTTCTTTCCAGTTCTTTGGATGCGATGAAGAATTGGTCTACATTTAGGCCTGTATAGGTCCTTTAAGGACTTCCTTCATATATTTtattcatatatataaaatgagttttatttatatatatatcaattACATGAATTGCATCTGTTGTATAATATGCATATGAGACATTTCAAGTATTTCTACATGCacacaaatttattttccacaaaactatatgtttgtgtatatgtatgtgatgaaatataTGCTGGAAGAGAAAACTACCCCCCAAAAAATTGGTcataaaagaaaagctgttaagGTAGTTCACTGGGAGTTTGCATCTGGTGCCTTGCAAAAGTCACTTAAGTTACAGACTTTACTGTAAATATCTACATACACCCCCATCtcagcataaaaatatttgtgcatatatttgtccttctggaacttACTAAACAGGGCTATGAATTATGCCTAGAAAGATGCTACAGAGATAAAAATCTTATAAAATAGTAATGGAAAATGGAATTTTATATAATGCCAACAACTTTAGCATGATTCTTGGCATAAGCAATTTAGTGCAATTTCATTTGTCTGAACCAGAGTGATATTACAAAGTGAATTAATAGAACATtagtactgaaaaaaagaaagacttctTCCTTTGAAATATGAAGTGCCACTAACTTGAGATGAAACGTGAAAGTCAGTGAATAATATatgtgaaatattaatattttaagtgtATCATATTTAAAATTGCTGTGAACTTAAACAAGGTTTCATctcaagaaaaaacaagtaattCATTTTAGGTTCCAATTTTATATGCAACATTTTACAAATGAGGCAATTCAGTAAAGAAGTAAAGTCAGGTATGTAAgcatattttgttattttgcacATGAAATACGGTCATTATGTAATATGAATTTAATTTGGGAAATGataaaaaagaacatttgttttatttttctactgtgctgcaaggaaaacatttttaagtggCTGATTAATGAGATGAAATGAACTGATACAGCCCATAATACCTGCATGGGCTTTTATACCTCGTGAAACTGCAACACAACGGGACCTTTATGAAAGTATAAAGTCAAGTAATGCaatcatattttaaatttagagTGGGAGTTGATACGATTCAGCTTGATGTTGTAAAAAGTGAGCCCTTCGGCACTTGGCAtgatgttatttaaaaattactccTGCAAGAAAAGTTAGTAAAAAGAATGTAGCAGGGTTGAATCCCAGCACTAAAGCTTGGGGACAAACTGCAGCACCACCGCCTGCCCTGTTGTTCATTTTAATAGGGAGAAAGTCTAGCCGTCGGTCCTCTCTCCTTAGTATGATACAAGGTCTATTGACTCCAGCATCGCACTGCCCTGCTATGACGAGCAGGTACAGCTCAGCCTCTGGAAGCCACAACTTCTGCTCCCGAAGATGGGCCAAATCCTGCTCGTTGCATTCGATGAGGCCACCTGGAGTTTTTGTCTCACTGGAATGAGCAGAATTTGGCCCTTGATCTTCTCCCTGGTGTATAACTCTACTGGGCCTTCATATAAATGGAGGGATTATTTTTGCGTTTATTTGATGTGCATGGAATTAGGTCTGAGGGCCTCATTGACCTCACCCTTACACCTAAGTGATCAAAAGATCTGACTCACTTTGGCTCCGGTCAACCA includes:
- the LOC135579318 gene encoding uncharacterized protein LOC135579318 isoform X2 — translated: MFECDGERRRRRKAGKKGVGGDGAPEMEPVRTGDDALAASFRGWERAQLSSPVSPPPYPHAAGTAKGRTVCSPPKRGALRGRGRFTRPSPQVPGARTGQENPTPGERHKPTSVCLDMPGKKNRGQAEAYETTRSQGSVRDQSWSRVGTLGGAGARLGTESHGSRDGKRWAGALPQTISSLLQPGTQEAVPARLPVAPTWGDMYLSKRALIG
- the LOC135579318 gene encoding uncharacterized protein LOC135579318 isoform X1 — its product is MFECDGERRRRRKAGKKGVGGDGAPEMEPVRTGDDALAASFRGWERAQLSSPVSPPPYPHAAGTAKGRTVCSPPKRGALRGRGRFTRPSPQVPGARTGQENPTPGERHKPTSVCLDMPGKKNRGQAEAYETTRSQGSVRDQSWSRVGTLGGAGARLGTESHGSRDGKRWAGALPQTISSLLQPGTQEAVPARLPVAPTWGDMYLSKRALVNWPVFPPFFLLLSPRKTKHITGGLSSSLMLIFVPHPRRNKAHPTAPEEDIQTQKRALATLGPLYSKSRLINPREGGGEGSPGWR